The Microbacterium sp. LKL04 sequence TTGCCTGACATCCTGTCGGTGCTTGCCGATAGGACGCAGCTTACGCGGGCGACGATCGCGTCCGTTCTCACTGAATCGGGGACCCTGTCACAGTTCCGCGGCCACCCCCAGGCGTACGTGGATCGGGTGTCCAAGTTGCTGAATGAGACGAAAGAGCAGTTCCTGGTCAACGGACTTTCATACGACCTCGTTGCGGACGGCCGTCCCGACCGTGAGCGCTGGTACCCACTCTCCCTACTCGAGCAGGAGGACCTTCAGGGCTATGTGGGCAACGGGGGCAACGTTGTAGTTAACGGCGACGGCGACGCGATCGACTTCAGCGCGAAGTCTCCTTACACGCATGTGGTGACGGACTCCGGGGTCGAGTCCGCCTTCGCGCTTGAGCTGCTCCGCCGTGAGGATGTGAAATCCTTCGTGAAGCTCCCCTCGAACTTCACAGTTCCGACGCCCTTCGGAAAGTACAATCCGGACTGGGCGATCACGATAGAGACAGCCCATGGGGGTCGCCACATCGTCTTCGAGACGAAGGGAACGTCGAACACAGCGCTGCTGGGCGGATTGCAAGAGCCGAAGACGATCGCTGGGCGCCTGCACTTCACGACCGTTGCCGAGCGGCTCGGCTACGTCGATTTGAAGTATGCCGTAGGGGTTCACATGGACGACCTAGAAGGCGCGGCCCAGGATGGTACAGCGGGGAACGCATGCCCAATCCCCCGCGATCTCGAGGCGATCCGATCGGACGCTATTTAGCTAGTGGCGCTGTCGGCGGGGCCAGCTCCGCCTTCTCTCATTTGAGCGCGAAATTACGACGCTTCCCATCTCGACCGACCGCAAGACGGTCCGAGTGCCTATCCTCGGTGCTCTCGGACGCCGGACGGGACCTCGGATGACAGTTCAATCAGCCCGAGGCAGTCGGCGAAGCGACCAGAAGGCAGCATCGGGATACTGACGTATTTGAGAAATCGGCGTAAGAAATACGCATCGGTGCCCCTGGAGGGACTCGAACCCCCAACCGTTTCCTTAGGACGGAACTGCTCTTCCATTGAGCTACAGAGGCTGGCCCGTCGAGTCTACCGATCCCCCGGCGTCCGGTAGGTTCGCGACATGATCGTCCGGCGCGCACTCACCCTGCTCGCCGCGACCGTGTTGCTGCTCACCGGATGCGCCGGCCAGTCGCCGCCGCCGCACGATCCGCCCGCCGGACCGCGGTTGCCGCCCGTCGGAGGCCAGCTCGACTATCAGCTGGGCGGCGCCTATGACCCACCCGACGGTGTCGAGATGGTGGTCCGCGACCGGGCCGCGGCATCCGTCAACGGCCTCTACTCCGTCTGTTACGTCAACGGCTTCCAGACGCAACCCGGCGAGCTCGACACCTGGCCCGAGAATCTCCTGCTCCGCGATGACGGCGGCGAGCCGGTCATCGACCCGGACTGGCCAGACGAGGTCATCCTCGACACTCGCAAGGCGGACGAGATCGCCAAGATCGTCGGGCCTTGGATCCGCGACTGCGCGTCCGACGGGTTCTACGCCGTCGAGTTCGACAACCTCGACACCTACACCCGCACCGACGGCGCCCTCAGCCGCGACGACGCGCTCGACCTCGCGACCCTGCTCGTCGACACCGCGCACGACGTCGGACTCGCTGCCGGTCAGAAGAACGCCGCCGAGGATGCGTCATTCCTCCGCTCGCGAGCCGGCTTCGACTTCGCCGTCGTCGAGGAGTGCGCGGCCTACGAGGAGTGCTCCGCCTACACAGAGGTCTACGGCGACCACGTCCTCGCCATCGAGTACACCGACAACCTCCCCCGCCCGTGGGACGAGGTCTGCGGCGACCCGGAGACACCGGCATCCGTCGTCCTGCGGGATCGAGAGCTCGTCACGCCGGACGATCCGGGGTACGTGTTCGAGACCTGCGGCTGACGCGCCCTGAAACGCTAGCCTCACCCCATGACCATCCGCCTGAGCACCTCATGAGCGAGCACCCGCGCGACGCGGCCGGGCACGAGCTCGATGAGTACGACCGCCACGTTCGTTTCCGCCTGCCAGGCCCCGTGCTCGCTCACCCCGGTTCCGAATACGCCGATGACACGTGGGGCTTAATCGACGGCGACCCGATGCAGTCATCGTTCCTGATGGTGCAGCACGTCGGGTGCTTTCTCCGGGCTCTGGTTCCCGTCCAGCTGACCGGCGGCTACTCCGTCACGTTCGGGGTGTGGATCAACGTGCGAGAAGAAGACCTCAAGCACGCGTACGAGACATGGCGGGAGCCGGCCTACGTCGGTCTCGCCATCGACGGCTATCTCGCGAATGACCTCCTTCCGTTCGGCTTGGGCGGCAGACCCGTGCACGTCGAGGCGCGAGACGAGGACACCTACCCGGAGTGCGTGTCCAGCCCGGACCCCGAGCTGGCACACGTCCTCCACGCAACGTGGGACCACCGCGAAGTGCTGGACGCCCTGCCGCACTGAACTAGCTTGCGCCTCTGCCCGCGGCGATCCAGTTACGTTGGAGGAGCGGACAGACCCTCTACGCCGAGCCCCGTTCGCCCATCGACCACACCGGCGGAAGCACCTCGCCACCAGGAGGCCAGCCCACCATGAGCACGGACCCCACGCCCGCGGCATCCGCCCCCACCACTCCGGACACGCGCGGAACCACCACCGTCCCGTGGATCGCCGTCATCGCGTTCACGGTCATCGCCTGCGGGCTCGCCTGGCTCGTCACGCTCCCCCTCTGGACGGGTGACGGCCTCGCCACCCCCATCGCACCACTGCTCCTGCCGGTGATGATGTTCACGCCGGCCGTCGCCGCGCTCATCGTCACCCTGTTCCTGCGCCGCACCGCCGGACGGCGGTCCTGGCGCATGCTCGCCCTCGTCCCGATCAAGCCCCTCGGCCGCTTCTTCGGCCTGCTCGGCATCGGACTCGCCATCGCCGTCGTGGTGCCGGTGTTCGCCACGTTCATCGCCGCAGCGACCGGAGCGCTGCAGCTCGACCTCGTGAACTTCTCCGGCTTCGCCGCGGCCCTCGACGCTCAGCTCGAGGCGGCCGGCACGCCGGACATCGAGATCCCGGTGGCGGCGCTCGTCATCACCCAGCTCGCCTTCATCCCCGTCGGCGCCGTCATCAACTCGTTCCTCGCGTTCGGCGAAGAACTCGGCTGGCGCGGGTGGCTGCTCTCCGCACTCCGCCCCCTCGGCACCTGGCCGGCACTCCTCATCAGCGGCGTGATCTGGGGCCTCTGGCACGCGCCGATCATCCTGCTCGGCTACAACTTCGCCGAGCCCAACCTGCTCGGCGTCGGCCTGATGGTGATCGGATGCCTCAGCTTTGGCATCCTCCTCGGCTGGCTCCGCCTGCGGTCCGGCAACGTGTGGCCGGCCGTTCTCGGCCACGGCGCGTTCAACGCCGCCGCGGGCTTCGCCTTCCTGGTGTCGACACCCGACCTGCAGCCGCTCGCGGCATCCCCGCTGAGCTGGCCGGGCTGGCTCGCCTGCGCCAGCATCATCTTTCTGCTGCTGGCCCTTGGCCAGTTCAAGAAGTCACGCCTTCCGCAGACCGGCGCCTGACGCGCTCAGGCGTCGGGCGACGATCCCGACGGCGGCTCGTCGCTCTCGCGCTTCTTCCCCCACCCGGTTTCACGCCGCAATTGCAAGAACCCGGCGGAGATGAGCACCAGCGCCACGACGATGAACAGCACCCGCACCCAGGCATTCATGCCCGGGAACAGCAGGTTCGGCAGGGCACCGGCGAAGGTCGCGCCGATGAAATACCAGACTGCGACCGGGGTCTCGTTCTGTGGTTCAGTCATCGCGTGCTCCTTCCGTCCTCAACGACGGTAGGCGGCGGGCATGGCGGCACGCCTCCCCCGCGCGGCGGAGATCGCTACTCGGCGAGCTTCTGCTCGGTGTAGGCGATGCGCTCGCGGCGCCACTCCGCCGACGACACGTGCAGATCGCTGAGGGATGCCCGGCGGAACACGGCCTCCGCGGCACTCGCACCGACTCCGAGCAGCGACTCGATCGCCGCGGCCGCATCCTCCTCCGTCGTCGTGCCCGCGATCGCCGAAGCGATCTCGGGGAGGCGAGGGCCGGCATCCAGAATCGCCCGCTGCTCGAGGAGATCCGCCGCCAGAGCCGCCCGGTTCTGGTCCGATCCCTCCCAACGCTCGTTGGCCTGCGCATCCTTGACGGACTCCGCAGACACCTGAATCTGCAGCGGCTCGGCCACCACCCGAAGCGGAACCAGCCAGGCATGCAACGTGTTCTCGCCCGGCACGACCGCCGCCCACGCGTCTTCATCGATATCGACCGGCACGCGCGCGTACTCGCCCGGGTCGAGCGGCACCGCCGGCATCCCGCCCGACGCCGCCCAGGTCATGAGCACCCTCGACTCGTGCGCACCGGTCACGGAGCCGACCACCTGGAACGAGTCACCGTCGGGCTCCCAGCGCTGACTGCCGGTGTTGACGACATCGATCACGAAACCATCCGGACCGGCATCCGGCCGGGCCACCGACGGCCACCGCAGAGCGAGACCGCGACGGCGCTCGGCGTGACTGGCCCGCAGCCGCTCAGGACTGTCGACGAACCACACCTCCTCCCCCGGTCGCAGGTACGCAACCCACCACGATGTCCGCTCGGCGTCCAGCGGAGCTCCGACGACCGCCTCGTCGCCACGTTGCCGCAATACCCGCCAACCCTCCGACACCTGCGCCTCGATGGGCTCCACTCCAAGCCGGGCGGCGAGCTCTGCGAAGGCTTCACCCTCGCCGGAGACAGCTGCAGGATCTACAGCGGAATGGCCGATACGCGGGAGCTCGTCGTCCGGGTTCATGCGGCCATGCTTGCACGACCGGTGCTCAGCCCACCGGCACCCGCCGCCGCGCCCCGACGCAGACGCCGATCGCCGCGATCGCCAGCACCCCGACGCCGCCCCACACCCAGCCGGCGAACGACCTCCCGGCGGGCGGCGCGGCATCGCGGACGGCCTGCGCTGTCCTCTCCGAGACCAGCGTCGCGACCTCACCGACAGGCGTCCCCGCGCGGATGTCGGAGAACGTCGCTGAGCCGACCGGTGTCACGACGTCGTCCCACACCGCGTACCAGGCAGCGACCGTCGGATCCGAGACCAGTGCGGCATCCGCGTCGACATCGACAATCGCGGCGGCCGTCGCAGCATCCCCGTCGACACCTGCGAACTCGGCCACGCTGTCCGGAGACTCACGCCACACCCGGTAGATCGCCAGCGCCTCACCTGAGGACGACAGCACCGGCGCCACCCACTCGTCGAGCGCCGTCACCGGATCGCCGGCGTCTCCGGCGATCAGAGCGTCACTCCAGCGATACACCCGGTGCACGGGACCGAAGGATGCCGCACCCTCGAGCTCAGGCAGGGTGCCGGTGTCGACGGCCATCTCGATCGACAGGGCCGCCCGCACGTCGGCGGGCGTCTCCGGCTCCGACGCCTGCGCGGCAGCCGCCCCACCGACGACCAACGCCGCCACGATCGACGCCATGAAGCGCCACCGACGTTTCGTCATGCGGTCCCCCCTTTCGCTGAACGTAGCGCTCACGGTCACGGCTGTGGGTCACGATCCGGTGGCGATCGCCGCCGTCAGCGACAATAGTTGCAGATCAGCAAGTAGCGACCTAGCGTGGTCGGACGGCCGGAGACAGGAGGATGCATGGATGACGCACGGCGGGCGACCCTCGCAGATCTGCCCTCAGCCCCAGCCTGGCGGTGGACCGCCTCGGAGATCACTTTGATCGTCGGCATCCCTCTGATCGCCTACATCGGCGGCGTCGCTGCCGCAGCCGGCTCGACACCCGGATTCGTGCTCGTCTGCTTCGCGGCTGTGGCAACGGTGACGCTTCAGGCACTGCGGGTGATCCGCCGCAACCAGCCACGCGTACCGGCCTACACCGCCCCGGTCGCCGTGTTCGTCGCAGTCGTCACCATTCTGACCGGCTGGAACCTCCTCCAGTTCGCCCCGCATACATCGCTCGCGACGTGGTTGTGGCCCGCCATTCCGGTCGCCCTCTTCATCGCGCTCGTCGCACTGATCCGGCGGGGTCGCCGATGACCGAAGCCGCGACGGAGCGGGAACTGCTCGTGCTGCCGCGGTTCAAAGTCCTCGGATTCCTGTGCCAGGTCGACGAGTCCGACTACCGGTCACTCGAGGAGTTCACCGGCCTGAGCATCCCCGACATCTCCAAAGCCGTCGGCTTCCTCGACGATCGCTCACTCGTCCAGGTGCGCAAGGAACGTATCGGCCGGTACGCGCACACGGTCGTGCGGGCGACACCCCTCGGGGTACGGACCTTCCGGAACCTGCTCGACGGCCTTCGCAAGTACGGGATAAGCTGATCAAAACCTAAAGGGTGTAGGTTAACTCCTCGTGCCCCG is a genomic window containing:
- a CDS encoding endo alpha-1,4 polygalactosaminidase, whose protein sequence is MIVRRALTLLAATVLLLTGCAGQSPPPHDPPAGPRLPPVGGQLDYQLGGAYDPPDGVEMVVRDRAAASVNGLYSVCYVNGFQTQPGELDTWPENLLLRDDGGEPVIDPDWPDEVILDTRKADEIAKIVGPWIRDCASDGFYAVEFDNLDTYTRTDGALSRDDALDLATLLVDTAHDVGLAAGQKNAAEDASFLRSRAGFDFAVVEECAAYEECSAYTEVYGDHVLAIEYTDNLPRPWDEVCGDPETPASVVLRDRELVTPDDPGYVFETCG
- a CDS encoding DUF2199 domain-containing protein; the encoded protein is MSEHPRDAAGHELDEYDRHVRFRLPGPVLAHPGSEYADDTWGLIDGDPMQSSFLMVQHVGCFLRALVPVQLTGGYSVTFGVWINVREEDLKHAYETWREPAYVGLAIDGYLANDLLPFGLGGRPVHVEARDEDTYPECVSSPDPELAHVLHATWDHREVLDALPH
- a CDS encoding CPBP family intramembrane glutamic endopeptidase translates to MSTDPTPAASAPTTPDTRGTTTVPWIAVIAFTVIACGLAWLVTLPLWTGDGLATPIAPLLLPVMMFTPAVAALIVTLFLRRTAGRRSWRMLALVPIKPLGRFFGLLGIGLAIAVVVPVFATFIAAATGALQLDLVNFSGFAAALDAQLEAAGTPDIEIPVAALVITQLAFIPVGAVINSFLAFGEELGWRGWLLSALRPLGTWPALLISGVIWGLWHAPIILLGYNFAEPNLLGVGLMVIGCLSFGILLGWLRLRSGNVWPAVLGHGAFNAAAGFAFLVSTPDLQPLAASPLSWPGWLACASIIFLLLALGQFKKSRLPQTGA
- a CDS encoding transcriptional regulator, which translates into the protein MTEAATERELLVLPRFKVLGFLCQVDESDYRSLEEFTGLSIPDISKAVGFLDDRSLVQVRKERIGRYAHTVVRATPLGVRTFRNLLDGLRKYGIS